Genomic segment of Tindallia magadiensis:
AAGTGTAGATGGTTAATGTGATTTCTTTTTCTACGGCGTAAACAACACTGTCATCCGGGGTGTATCCTAGTACCATCAGGTTTTTCTTATAACCTGCATTGCGCAATTCTATCGCTTCTGTTAACGTTGCCACCGCCATTCTTTCAACACCTATAGTCTCTAGGTGCCTGGAGATATGAACGGCTCCATGACCATATCCATTGGCTTTGATCACAGCACATATTTGTGTGTTCTTCGGTATGTGCTTTCTAATCTCATTCATATTATGAGTCAGACGATCCAAGTGAATTTCTGCCCACACAGGTCTAACCAAACGCTCATTGTTCATAGAGTTACACTCCTTCCTTTAGAGAGGTATTTTCACCAATTGCATAAGCCATTGCTAATTCCTTAGTGTGTGTAATGCTAATATGAATATGATTAATCCCTTTCTCTCCAGCAACCGATAGGGCCTTGCTTTTTAGTGTAATGGAGGGACCTCCCTCAGCATTTTTCAGCACCACAATATCATGCCAACCTACTTTCCCTATACCA
This window contains:
- the acpS gene encoding holo-ACP synthase, which translates into the protein MIVSTGIDLIEIHRIKDAVKKHSGFLDKILTAEEKKQYQERGGKAETIAGIFAAKEAVSKVLGTGIGKVGWHDIVVLKNAEGGPSITLKSKALSVAGEKGINHIHISITHTKELAMAYAIGENTSLKEGV